One genomic region from Athalia rosae chromosome 3, iyAthRosa1.1, whole genome shotgun sequence encodes:
- the LOC105686676 gene encoding pentatricopeptide repeat-containing protein 2, mitochondrial-like, with protein MAQNIQNLLRITSNVLTKSITRTSYKNGIRMLYSESALGLDGYKKSRKNVQMQFADMSDKFREKMKVYANDTSSSMIFTEDLKNMLFLVNNSTEDMQLLLKMMIKFHSQNSQMRFGSFIFGPVVMRTYHFLDQVDEALAAFRNPQLDGFFDQQTSYQLLMDMLHNHGRFAELRNVYEDLKTKPTIDPKRPTILVLAGCFKENTPDSMKYALDVWQTLKIKGTQPMRRSVTFFAGLALNQGRPEITVEVISSIRDFNYVTIRNLKVAALAELDRLDDILPLFRISLSNDNGATSKQTYTEDVIARVEAAIKRSGLGADSAIVHMVRRLKENDHITHTALDSIIGSEIAHYVVDPEQRRSGNYNNPRFPNQRYPNQRYNNYDNNGSDQERSFRSAYNPRQRLGLKDLV; from the exons ATGGCCCAAAACATCCAAAATTTGTTACGAATTACGTCGAACGTTCTCACGAAGAGTATCACTCGAACATCGTACAAAAATG GAATACGGATGCTCTACTCGGAATCAGCATTAGGACTTGATGGCTATAAGAAATCACGAAAGAATGTTCAGATGCAATTTGCTGATATGAGCGataaatttcgtgaaaaaatgaaagtgtaTGCCAATGATACTTCAAGCAGTATGATTTTCACCGAAGATCTGAAAAACATGTTGTTCCTAGTCAACAATAGCACAGAAGACATGCAACTGCTTTTAAagatgatgataaaattccATAGCCAAAACTCGCAGATGAGATTTGGCTCATTCATATTTGGGCCTGTAGTTATGCGGACGTATCATTTTCTGGACCAGGTAGATGAAGCTCTTGCTGCATTTCGTAATCCTCAGCTGGATGGATTCTTCGATCAACAAACTAGCTACCAACTATTGATGGATATGTTGCACAATCATGGAAGATTTGCAGAATTGAGAAACGTTTACGAAGACCTCAAAACAAAACCTACAATAGATCCAAAACGACCAACAATTCTAGTCTTAGCTGGATGTTTCAAAGAG AACACTCCTGACAGCATGAAATATGCCCTAGATGTATGGCAAACTTTGAAGATCAAGGGTACTCAGCCTATGCGACGAAGCGTTacattctttgcaggacttgCCTTAAATCAAGGACGTCCGGAAATTACTGTCGAAGTTATCAGCAGCATACGTGATTTCAACTATGTTACAATCAGAAATCTCAAAGTAGCAGCACTGGCTGAATTGGACAGGTTGGACGATATACTTCCATTATTTAGAATATCGTTGTCAAACGATAATGGCGCAACCTCAAAGCAGACCTACACGGAAGATGTG ATCGCTAGAGTCGAGGCAGCCATTAAACGGTCAGGTCTGGGTGCGGACTCAGCTATTGTTCATATGGTCAGACGACTCAAAGAAAATGATCATATTACCCATACC GCACTTGACAGCATTATTGGATCAGAAATTGCCCATTATGTCGTTGATCCAGAACAACGTCGATCTGGAAATTACAACAATCCAAGATTCCCCAATCAAAGATATCCCAATCAAAGATACAACAATTACGATAATAATGGATCCGACCAAGAACGTTCATTTCGTTCAGCATACAATCCAAGGCAACGGTTAGGTCTAAAAGATCTCGTTTAA
- the LOC105686675 gene encoding tetratricopeptide repeat protein 37 isoform X1: protein MSKASKASLKEARDLINQKEYKVAIRICKNVLKEDKSNYVALVLLGAAMQEVEELRSQAPLALKKATELQPNNIVAWRGLVTFYERDPSNPAALLELITASSKLLELHGELEKFSSTSIKIVDYTLQLKNDTAVADVVSTFQHLREISSEDRKKVINLSLARILTEYPQDLKEYSGLLEATLAAVCKDLNIPNRQEYYKKYLKILYKAGKADVLLTEAARMHEQFSDDTSSLEWICRLYSENSLSNGSCNGIEITPFYEALLALNTESSMAAMAKGVDLCQKDQLIESRDILNKVALVKPNWLYPWLALAEVNLKLYCFEETERNALRAEQLMTLQTSDKLQHRVKLILIEAMVKSSNSNQVKAAIKKCEEQMTSEDSSTKIELLLARAYIYLQDPKAESLLDKLDSEPETKVEATVLRAIGLKNSQKLEEAADFLGSALESSEAWLILGKIHWEIRDYSHSLMAFLKSIHADRYNWECLVYLGHYYQRHGNDPEKSQRCYSKALQINPDSKEAGIGLSTAYRLLKNSEANMQLLQGVTMYGSGPKWAWLQLGLHYLDQDEPEQAVRSLRNAIRSDPNDNICWEILADAYLEKGAHTSALKSYQRALELSPGSVYSMIQIANIKLMLGQFLEAKVDFESVLLREQHYLPALKGLAETLLALSDEHGKKQLLCRSRENAQSAIDHLTTAITVESNFSCLWKLLGDACYKISHLPLKYAFLKVASGLVKAETPEPYVTIDRADVFALSVRSYCRALSLSPDSALLWHDLASSYLAQLRLSATERSYEIAEKAEAAAKQAIRLAPSSWRHWNLLGVICMTKEIKNYALSQHCYVMAIDMEPQNAIAWTNLGTLYLHLDDSYRANEAFARAQRADPGYINCWIGQAFIAEKVRQKEAMDLFRHTTQLGYRDQAALGYAHWVLTTLLDPEAKKDPLYTYAIENMHAVTVATDGMSWYVEHVPDDPCALNAYGLLLERQKLYNPAGRVFSKALKLVTKDNERDALQVNLSRILIKLNNFDKAVELCQTIKNADFNSHCQLAISLFKAERYEESYGAYEAALEWLATGGSDKAHVLCAMAAIAYMFQGADAAKTLLFQCIQMQPPIVSGLLAAAALGLIQQDLNLTTLVLNELKVYKDHKEHRSDITFLTAYLHILRNDPKSAIRVLSKGVHRHPDDVQSWVFLVRFLFESSPDIAGNCAEKALLLGRKDCSDIVAEVVCTSSISRLVSGQGKEGLRLAQKTVHSFPYMAQSWATMIAGLLPRCNAVDSSPSAHWLTVLISIVRRYFPTTRRMTQWLSNSERKASLIADKVAALR, encoded by the exons ATGTCGAAGGCATCAAAAGCAAGTTTAAAAGAAGCTCGGGACTTGATAAATCAAAAGGAATACAAAGTAGCAATAAGGATATGCAAAAATGTTTTGAAGGAGGATAAGAGTAATTATGTAGCTCTGGTCTTACTTGGCGCAGCTATGCAGGAAGTGGAAGAGTTGAGATCTCAAGCTCCGCTAGCTCTTAAGAAAGCTACCGAGCTTCAGCCAAATAATATTGTGGCGTGGCGAGGATTAGTCACGTTCTATGAACGTGACCCAAGTAATCCTGCTGCGTTGCTAGAATTAATTACTGCAAGCAGTAAACTCTTGGAGCTTCATGG GGAACTGGAAAAATTCTCAAGTACATCAATTAAAATTGTTGATTATACActgcaattaaaaaatgatacaGCAGTGGCAGATGTTGTATCAACATTTCAGCACCTACGAGAAATATCGAGCGAAGATaggaaaaaagtaatcaaTTTAAGCTTGGCAAGAATCTTAACCGAATATCCTCAGGATCTGAAAGAATATTCCGGTCTGCTAGAAGCGACTCTTGCCGCGGTGTGCAAAGATCTAAATATTCCCAATAGACaagaatattataaaaaatacctGAAGATTCTCTATAAGGCTGGCAAAGCAGATGTTTTACTTACGGAAGCTGCCAGAATGCACGAACAATTTTCTGACGATACTTCTTCGTTAG AGTGGATCTGCCGATTATATTCAGAAAACAGTTTATCAAATGGGTCTTGCAATGGTATAGAAATAACACCATTCTACGAAGCACTTTTAGCTCTAAATACAGAGTCTAGTATGGCAGCAATGGCTAAAGGGGTGGATTTGTGCCAAAAAGATCAATTAATTGAATCTAGAGACATTTTAAATAAAGTTGCTCTTGTGAAACCAAACTGGTTGTACCCTTGGTTAGCTTTGGCTGAAGTTAATCTGAAGTTGTACTGCTTTGAGGAAACTGAGAGAAATGCACTTCGGGCTGAACAATTGATGACACTTCAAACATCAGATAAATTACAGCATAGGGTAAAACTTATATTAATTGAAGCCATGGTCAAGAGTTCTAACTCGAATCAAGTAAAGGCTGCTATCAAAAAGTGTGAAGAA CAGATGACAAGTGAAGATTCTTCAACGAAGATAGAATTACTCTTGGCAAGAGCATATATTTATCTGCAAGATCCAAAGGCAGAAAGTTTATTGGACAAACTAGACAGCGAGCCAGAAACAAAGGTTGAGGCTACCGTTCTCAGAGCAATTggtctgaaaaattcacaGAAGTTAGAGGAAGCCGCAGATTTTCTTGGCTCAGCATTGGAGAGCTCTGAGGCATGGCTAATTTTGGGGAAAATACATTGGGAAATCAGAGATTATAGCCACAGTTTGATGGCATTTTTAAAAAGTATTCATGCCGATCGCTACAACTGGGAATGCCTAGTTTATTTAGGTCACTATTATCAACGTCATGGGAATGATCCAGAAAAGTCTCAGCGGTGCTATTCAAAAGCTTTGCAGATTAATCCAGATTCCAAAGAAGCAGGCATCGGTCTCAGTACAGCTTACAGGCTCCTGAAGAACAGC GAAGCAAACATGCAACTGCTGCAGGGAGTCACGATGTATGGCAGTGGACCCAAGTGGGCTTGGCTCCAATTAGGTCTGCATTATTTGGACCAGGACGAACCTGAGCAGGCTGTACGTTCGCTACGTAATGCTATCAGAAGCGATCCAAATGACAA TATCTGTTGGGAGATTTTAGCTGATGCATATCTAGAGAAAGGAGCTCACACATCAGCTTTGAAATCGTATCAGCGTGCCCTGGAATTGTCTCCTGGATCTGTTTATTCTATGATACAGATAGCGAACATCAAATTG ATGCTTGGCCAGTTTTTAGAAGCGAAAGTAGATTTTGAATCAGTCCTTCTGCGAGAACAACACTATCTTCCGGCGCTTAAAGGACTCGCGGAAACGTTGCTTGCCTTGTCTGACGaacatggaaaaaaacaattactgTGCCGGTCTAGGGAAAACGCTCAATCAGCCATAGATCATTTAACCACAGCAATAACGGTGGAAAGCAATTTCTCTTGTCTTTGGAAATTGCTGGGTGACGCTTGTTACAAAATATCACATCTACCGTTGAAATATGCTTTTCTAAAAGTTGCAAGCGGCCTGGTTAAAGCTGAGACTCCAGAGCCATACGTGACCATCGATAGGGCAGATGTATTCGCACTATCCGTAAG ATCATATTGCCGTGCGTTGAGTTTATCTCCAGACTCTGCGCTGCTCTGGCATGATTTAGCGTCGAGTTATTTGGCGCAGTTACGGTTAAGTGCGACAGAACGTTCCTACGAGATTGCTGAAAAAGCAGAGGCAGCCGCTAAGCAGGCTATACGGCTTGCCCCATCCTCGTGGCGCCATTGGAATCTCTTGGGAGTTATTTGCatgacgaaagaaataaaaaattacgctCTTTCGCAGCATTGTTACGTGATGGCGATCGATATGGAACCGCAGAACGCCATTGCGTGGACCAACTTGGGAACCTTGTACCTACATttag ATGATTCTTACAGAGCAAACGAAGCTTTCGCCCGGGCCCAACGGGCTGATCCTGGATACATTAACTGTTGGATAGGTCAGGCATTCATTGCGGAAAAAGTTCGTCAAAAAGAGGCAATGGATTTGTTCAGGCACACAACGCAGTTAGGATATCGCGACCAGGCTGCATTGGGTTACGCTCATTGGGTTTTAACAACGCTTTTAGACCCCGAAGCTAAAAAGGACCcgttatacacgtatgcaATAGAAAATATGCATGCAGTAACTGTGGCAACAGATGGAATGAGTTGGTACGTCG AGCATGTGCCGGATGATCCCTGTGCGTTGAATGCTTATGGTTTATTGTTGGAGCGTCAAAAACTGTACAATCCGGCAGGACGAGTATTTTCCAAGGCTTTGAAACTGGTCACCAAAGACAATGAGCGAGACGCGTTGCAAGTGAATTTGTCCCGGATTTTGATTAAGCTAAACAATTTCGACAAAGCTGTTGAACTTTGCCAGACGATAAAGAATGCTGATTTCAATTCCCATTGCCAACTCGCCATTTCGTTATTCAAAG CCGAAAGATACGAGGAGTCATACGGTGCTTACGAAGCAGCGTTGGAGTGGCTAGCAACCGGTGGTTCGGATAAAGCTCATGTACTTTGTGCGATGGCTGCCATCGCGTACATGTTCCAAGGTGCTGACGCTGCCAAAACGTTACTCTTCCAATGCATTCAAATGCAACCACCTATCGTATCTGGTCTCCTGGCCGCAGCTGCGCTTGGGTTGATACAGCAGGATTTGAATTTGACAACTTTAGTTCTCAATGAATTGAAGGTGTATAAAGATCATAAGGAACACAGAAGTGATATTACGTTTCTCACCGCGTATCTGCACATTTTACGAAACGATCCCAAGAGCGCAATCAGAGTGTTGAGCAAAGGCGTTCACAGACATCCtg ACGACGTACAATCTTGGGTATTCCTGGTAAGATTCCTGTTCGAATCATCGCCAGATATTGCTGGTAATTGTGCCGAGAAAGCTTTATTACTGGGACGCAAAGATTGCAGCGATATTGTAGCAGAAGTAGTTTGCACGTCGTCTATAAGTCGACTTGTTTCTGGCCAGGGAAAGGAAGGATTGAGGTTAGCGCAAAAAACAGTACACTCGTTCCCTTACATGGCTCAAAGTTGGGCTACTATGATTGCAGGACTTCTACCAAG ATGCAATGCCGTGGATTCTTCTCCAAGCGCTCATTGGCTTACAGTGCTCATTTCCATTGTACGACGTTACTTTCCAACAACCAGACGTATGACACAATGGCTTTCTAATAGCGAACGAAAAGCTAGTCTGATTGCTGACAAAGTTGCAGCATTACGATGA
- the LOC105686675 gene encoding tetratricopeptide repeat protein 37 isoform X2: protein MSKASKASLKEARDLINQKEYKVAIRICKNVLKEDKSNYVALVLLGAAMQEVEELRSQAPLALKKATELQPNNIVAWRGLVTFYERDPSNPAALLELITASSKLLELHGELEKFSSTSIKIVDYTLQLKNDTAVADVVSTFQHLREISSEDRKKVINLSLARILTEYPQDLKEYSGLLEATLAAVCKDLNIPNRQEYYKKYLKILYKAGKADVLLTEAARMHEQFSDDTSSLEWICRLYSENSLSNGSCNGIEITPFYEALLALNTESSMAAMAKGVDLCQKDQLIESRDILNKVALVKPNWLYPWLALAEVNLKLYCFEETERNALRAEQLMTLQTSDKLQHRVKLILIEAMVKSSNSNQVKAAIKKCEEMTSEDSSTKIELLLARAYIYLQDPKAESLLDKLDSEPETKVEATVLRAIGLKNSQKLEEAADFLGSALESSEAWLILGKIHWEIRDYSHSLMAFLKSIHADRYNWECLVYLGHYYQRHGNDPEKSQRCYSKALQINPDSKEAGIGLSTAYRLLKNSEANMQLLQGVTMYGSGPKWAWLQLGLHYLDQDEPEQAVRSLRNAIRSDPNDNICWEILADAYLEKGAHTSALKSYQRALELSPGSVYSMIQIANIKLMLGQFLEAKVDFESVLLREQHYLPALKGLAETLLALSDEHGKKQLLCRSRENAQSAIDHLTTAITVESNFSCLWKLLGDACYKISHLPLKYAFLKVASGLVKAETPEPYVTIDRADVFALSVRSYCRALSLSPDSALLWHDLASSYLAQLRLSATERSYEIAEKAEAAAKQAIRLAPSSWRHWNLLGVICMTKEIKNYALSQHCYVMAIDMEPQNAIAWTNLGTLYLHLDDSYRANEAFARAQRADPGYINCWIGQAFIAEKVRQKEAMDLFRHTTQLGYRDQAALGYAHWVLTTLLDPEAKKDPLYTYAIENMHAVTVATDGMSWYVEHVPDDPCALNAYGLLLERQKLYNPAGRVFSKALKLVTKDNERDALQVNLSRILIKLNNFDKAVELCQTIKNADFNSHCQLAISLFKAERYEESYGAYEAALEWLATGGSDKAHVLCAMAAIAYMFQGADAAKTLLFQCIQMQPPIVSGLLAAAALGLIQQDLNLTTLVLNELKVYKDHKEHRSDITFLTAYLHILRNDPKSAIRVLSKGVHRHPDDVQSWVFLVRFLFESSPDIAGNCAEKALLLGRKDCSDIVAEVVCTSSISRLVSGQGKEGLRLAQKTVHSFPYMAQSWATMIAGLLPRCNAVDSSPSAHWLTVLISIVRRYFPTTRRMTQWLSNSERKASLIADKVAALR, encoded by the exons ATGTCGAAGGCATCAAAAGCAAGTTTAAAAGAAGCTCGGGACTTGATAAATCAAAAGGAATACAAAGTAGCAATAAGGATATGCAAAAATGTTTTGAAGGAGGATAAGAGTAATTATGTAGCTCTGGTCTTACTTGGCGCAGCTATGCAGGAAGTGGAAGAGTTGAGATCTCAAGCTCCGCTAGCTCTTAAGAAAGCTACCGAGCTTCAGCCAAATAATATTGTGGCGTGGCGAGGATTAGTCACGTTCTATGAACGTGACCCAAGTAATCCTGCTGCGTTGCTAGAATTAATTACTGCAAGCAGTAAACTCTTGGAGCTTCATGG GGAACTGGAAAAATTCTCAAGTACATCAATTAAAATTGTTGATTATACActgcaattaaaaaatgatacaGCAGTGGCAGATGTTGTATCAACATTTCAGCACCTACGAGAAATATCGAGCGAAGATaggaaaaaagtaatcaaTTTAAGCTTGGCAAGAATCTTAACCGAATATCCTCAGGATCTGAAAGAATATTCCGGTCTGCTAGAAGCGACTCTTGCCGCGGTGTGCAAAGATCTAAATATTCCCAATAGACaagaatattataaaaaatacctGAAGATTCTCTATAAGGCTGGCAAAGCAGATGTTTTACTTACGGAAGCTGCCAGAATGCACGAACAATTTTCTGACGATACTTCTTCGTTAG AGTGGATCTGCCGATTATATTCAGAAAACAGTTTATCAAATGGGTCTTGCAATGGTATAGAAATAACACCATTCTACGAAGCACTTTTAGCTCTAAATACAGAGTCTAGTATGGCAGCAATGGCTAAAGGGGTGGATTTGTGCCAAAAAGATCAATTAATTGAATCTAGAGACATTTTAAATAAAGTTGCTCTTGTGAAACCAAACTGGTTGTACCCTTGGTTAGCTTTGGCTGAAGTTAATCTGAAGTTGTACTGCTTTGAGGAAACTGAGAGAAATGCACTTCGGGCTGAACAATTGATGACACTTCAAACATCAGATAAATTACAGCATAGGGTAAAACTTATATTAATTGAAGCCATGGTCAAGAGTTCTAACTCGAATCAAGTAAAGGCTGCTATCAAAAAGTGTGAAGAA ATGACAAGTGAAGATTCTTCAACGAAGATAGAATTACTCTTGGCAAGAGCATATATTTATCTGCAAGATCCAAAGGCAGAAAGTTTATTGGACAAACTAGACAGCGAGCCAGAAACAAAGGTTGAGGCTACCGTTCTCAGAGCAATTggtctgaaaaattcacaGAAGTTAGAGGAAGCCGCAGATTTTCTTGGCTCAGCATTGGAGAGCTCTGAGGCATGGCTAATTTTGGGGAAAATACATTGGGAAATCAGAGATTATAGCCACAGTTTGATGGCATTTTTAAAAAGTATTCATGCCGATCGCTACAACTGGGAATGCCTAGTTTATTTAGGTCACTATTATCAACGTCATGGGAATGATCCAGAAAAGTCTCAGCGGTGCTATTCAAAAGCTTTGCAGATTAATCCAGATTCCAAAGAAGCAGGCATCGGTCTCAGTACAGCTTACAGGCTCCTGAAGAACAGC GAAGCAAACATGCAACTGCTGCAGGGAGTCACGATGTATGGCAGTGGACCCAAGTGGGCTTGGCTCCAATTAGGTCTGCATTATTTGGACCAGGACGAACCTGAGCAGGCTGTACGTTCGCTACGTAATGCTATCAGAAGCGATCCAAATGACAA TATCTGTTGGGAGATTTTAGCTGATGCATATCTAGAGAAAGGAGCTCACACATCAGCTTTGAAATCGTATCAGCGTGCCCTGGAATTGTCTCCTGGATCTGTTTATTCTATGATACAGATAGCGAACATCAAATTG ATGCTTGGCCAGTTTTTAGAAGCGAAAGTAGATTTTGAATCAGTCCTTCTGCGAGAACAACACTATCTTCCGGCGCTTAAAGGACTCGCGGAAACGTTGCTTGCCTTGTCTGACGaacatggaaaaaaacaattactgTGCCGGTCTAGGGAAAACGCTCAATCAGCCATAGATCATTTAACCACAGCAATAACGGTGGAAAGCAATTTCTCTTGTCTTTGGAAATTGCTGGGTGACGCTTGTTACAAAATATCACATCTACCGTTGAAATATGCTTTTCTAAAAGTTGCAAGCGGCCTGGTTAAAGCTGAGACTCCAGAGCCATACGTGACCATCGATAGGGCAGATGTATTCGCACTATCCGTAAG ATCATATTGCCGTGCGTTGAGTTTATCTCCAGACTCTGCGCTGCTCTGGCATGATTTAGCGTCGAGTTATTTGGCGCAGTTACGGTTAAGTGCGACAGAACGTTCCTACGAGATTGCTGAAAAAGCAGAGGCAGCCGCTAAGCAGGCTATACGGCTTGCCCCATCCTCGTGGCGCCATTGGAATCTCTTGGGAGTTATTTGCatgacgaaagaaataaaaaattacgctCTTTCGCAGCATTGTTACGTGATGGCGATCGATATGGAACCGCAGAACGCCATTGCGTGGACCAACTTGGGAACCTTGTACCTACATttag ATGATTCTTACAGAGCAAACGAAGCTTTCGCCCGGGCCCAACGGGCTGATCCTGGATACATTAACTGTTGGATAGGTCAGGCATTCATTGCGGAAAAAGTTCGTCAAAAAGAGGCAATGGATTTGTTCAGGCACACAACGCAGTTAGGATATCGCGACCAGGCTGCATTGGGTTACGCTCATTGGGTTTTAACAACGCTTTTAGACCCCGAAGCTAAAAAGGACCcgttatacacgtatgcaATAGAAAATATGCATGCAGTAACTGTGGCAACAGATGGAATGAGTTGGTACGTCG AGCATGTGCCGGATGATCCCTGTGCGTTGAATGCTTATGGTTTATTGTTGGAGCGTCAAAAACTGTACAATCCGGCAGGACGAGTATTTTCCAAGGCTTTGAAACTGGTCACCAAAGACAATGAGCGAGACGCGTTGCAAGTGAATTTGTCCCGGATTTTGATTAAGCTAAACAATTTCGACAAAGCTGTTGAACTTTGCCAGACGATAAAGAATGCTGATTTCAATTCCCATTGCCAACTCGCCATTTCGTTATTCAAAG CCGAAAGATACGAGGAGTCATACGGTGCTTACGAAGCAGCGTTGGAGTGGCTAGCAACCGGTGGTTCGGATAAAGCTCATGTACTTTGTGCGATGGCTGCCATCGCGTACATGTTCCAAGGTGCTGACGCTGCCAAAACGTTACTCTTCCAATGCATTCAAATGCAACCACCTATCGTATCTGGTCTCCTGGCCGCAGCTGCGCTTGGGTTGATACAGCAGGATTTGAATTTGACAACTTTAGTTCTCAATGAATTGAAGGTGTATAAAGATCATAAGGAACACAGAAGTGATATTACGTTTCTCACCGCGTATCTGCACATTTTACGAAACGATCCCAAGAGCGCAATCAGAGTGTTGAGCAAAGGCGTTCACAGACATCCtg ACGACGTACAATCTTGGGTATTCCTGGTAAGATTCCTGTTCGAATCATCGCCAGATATTGCTGGTAATTGTGCCGAGAAAGCTTTATTACTGGGACGCAAAGATTGCAGCGATATTGTAGCAGAAGTAGTTTGCACGTCGTCTATAAGTCGACTTGTTTCTGGCCAGGGAAAGGAAGGATTGAGGTTAGCGCAAAAAACAGTACACTCGTTCCCTTACATGGCTCAAAGTTGGGCTACTATGATTGCAGGACTTCTACCAAG ATGCAATGCCGTGGATTCTTCTCCAAGCGCTCATTGGCTTACAGTGCTCATTTCCATTGTACGACGTTACTTTCCAACAACCAGACGTATGACACAATGGCTTTCTAATAGCGAACGAAAAGCTAGTCTGATTGCTGACAAAGTTGCAGCATTACGATGA